In Quercus robur chromosome 10, dhQueRobu3.1, whole genome shotgun sequence, a genomic segment contains:
- the LOC126702835 gene encoding uncharacterized protein LOC126702835: protein MESNNSKNTETIKFLCSYGGKILPRYTDGKLRYAGGLTRVLAVDRSISFTELMVKLGEFCGSSVNLRCQLPTGDLETLISITSDEDLANVIEEYDRASSSSVNNRPLKIRAVLSPPKSLKQISPPQTPPESLRNSPSYRFAPRTHSPPAGYSVGARNCNRKTYPYSCQVQEYPRVSYSYCGPHCNYWH from the exons ATGGAGTCCAACAACAGCAAAAACACAGAGACCATCAAATTCCTTTGCAGTTATGGCGGGAAAATCCTCCCTCGCTACACCGACGGCAAGCTCCGCTACGCCGGCGGCCTCACACGTGTCCTCGCCGTCGATCGCTCCATTTCTTTCAcag AGTTGATGGTGAAGCTCGGAGAGTTCTGTGGCTCATCGGTGAATCTGAGGTGTCAATTGCCGACCGGCGACTTGGAAACCCTAATTTCGATCACGTCCGACGAGGACTTGGCGAATGTTATCGAAGAGTACGATCGCGCTTCGTCGTCGTCGGTGAACAACCGTCCTTTGAAGATCAGAGCGGTGCTTTCGCCGCCGAAATCTCTCAAACAAATCTCTCCTCCTCAAACTCCCCCCGAATCGTTGAGAAACTCTCCTTCCTACCGATTCGCTCCCCGGACTCACTCGCCGCCGGCCGGTTACTCCGTCGGCGCTCGGAATTGCAACCGGAAAACCTATCCGTATAGCTGCCAAGTACAGGAGTATCCTAGGGTGTCGTATTCGTATTGTGGCCCCCACTGCAATTACTGGCACTGA